In Rhipicephalus sanguineus isolate Rsan-2018 chromosome 1, BIME_Rsan_1.4, whole genome shotgun sequence, the DNA window TTTGAATGGTGGCAACCTCAAAtgcaaaatgaacaaatatacaATAACTAAATGTTGTGAACATCAAATATGGGTTTCTCTGCAGTGCACATTTTCCCGAAATTGAATGTGGATTGAAATTGCAGGTGATAATTGCGCTTACTTTTGGATTTTCGATACTAGCCGCTTTCGAAACGCTAGCCAAAGCTTTGCTTTAAATGGAGTGGTGTCGTGTGTTGCTGTAAAAGTGAATCTGAAGCATTTTTCATGCACTGAACTGATTGATCACAGCAATGCTGTGTGCTTGATTGTTTCTTGAAGTAAtgacacaaaaatattgcatcttggttttttttttgttgcagtttGTAGCTAATGACTCTCTTATAACGGCTGGAAATTTCCATTTGCTCGAGCACGCATCGGTTAGTTATTTAGAGATgattttatagcgcccagtcgcagttttggtttcatagAGAGGTGGGACCCTGtggtgtttttatgtaaacaCATATGGTCATGTGAGCACACAGGACTGTGATGCACTCTCCACGTGTGGTGCCGTTTAACAACTGCGGGAAAGAGCATGCAAGGAGCATGGCAGCCAAGACAAACTCGTGATGTAAGTGGTTGTTAGTTGTTTACATTGGAATCAAGTTGGTGTCGATGTCATGAGGTGGTCCGTTTTCCCTGCAGTTGCATGAGACAAATTTTAAAATTGATCTTACATACGGTTTGCACTATTATCAGCCATTGATATTTAgtagactgtgtgtgtgtgtccacacaaatctatcccaaaAGTTCTCTCCTTCAAAattttgtcagtactcctttaagagtaCATCTTGAGAAGGCTAAAATCCCTCAGTTTCCTTATCAATAAAAAAAGTATCCTTTAACTCAGAATTTGTTGTGAGTTTTCTTCTAAGTGTCTATTGACACTGCAGCGGAAGCCAGCAGAGGAAAGCAATTTTTATTCTGAGCCATGGACGATAGGCCAAGTGCTTCTTTCCTGTGTACCTGCTGAGCATTGGGTAAGCGCTATCGTGTCTAGTACGAGTTGCAACATGCAAGCGCTTTGCATGCATGTTGCATGCAACATGCATGCATGGCATGCTACATGCATGGCAATTGTGCATTGTAGCTCATAGTGATAATAGTTCTAGAGAAATATTAATGTTTCCACAAGGTTATTGCAGAAACAAAGGTCTTACAGGGAACTTCCGTTACCTTGTCttatgttaaaaaaaataaataaattgaccACTGTGCCCTCTCTAAAAAAATTGCCTCTGAATGTGAGCAATGAgttttttttccccccttttcttgcatttcgTACAAATAGGCAGAAACCTTGAATCAGCTCTGCTAACTTGATGAGGTATACATTGAAGGATAAAACCCTCTTCATCCAATAAAAAACTCtgggcagctttgcactagttgtgccaagcctgaaggaggcATGGAGCTGCGCGGCCTtctgtgtttctctctttcttccttcctttctttttctctcctttgttttgtctatctttttttttgtctctgtttatttgcatttctttctttctctccatatgtatttctttctcactctttctatttcttgcctttctttttttctctctatttctttccctctcttttgttggattctctttctgtcttccctTTTTCCTACTCCATTTCTCTTTAGTTATATGctctgctttaccctctcccatcctcctttctctCAACTCCTAacccctcacttctctttcctacccccttgctatgctatactatgaaATGCTATGCtggttctgctagcgtgcctggatagtcgagtggttgTGACACCTGCCTTTGGgatcatgggtacgcgggttcgaatcccgccttgccaAGAACTTCtcgcttttcctttctttctctatttctcttgctctttctctctctgtgtactcttGCCCATatgagttattgcattccacactGGACATATcttcgcacgtgttctgggagcaaagcagaagaggacgaggaggaagACGACGACAAAGAGAGCGTgcaccggttcatgatgataatttctgttcacaCTACCCGgtgcaatggaaagcttaaacagctccgctgttaaaacgcgGAAGCTCATCTGAAATACATTACACTGCTCTCGGAATGTCTTGCGAATGTTTTGGACAATTGGGCAGCAGCCAACTTTCTTGAATATTTGTCTCAGTGGCAGGTGCAGTGGGTAGCATTCGTGGCTGTGGTCGAAGTTATAATCATTGAAAAGAAGTAAGGCCAAGTCTGTTGTACATGATacagacacagaaaaagaaaagcaaaatagCTGGCTGTACACAACTCTCCTGCATGCCGCTCTTTCTGACCCAGTCTCTTATGAAATGAGCCACTTTTGGACGTTTCATGTCTCTTCTGCCAGTTTGGATCGTAATCAGAAATTGCACCATTTGAAAGTTCTCGACTAAACATTTTAACTGGAACACATTAAATGGTAGAcaacgcttaactgttcgctgtTCACGAGACTCTAAAGGTCACTGCACATTTAATTTTATGAAAATTTTGAGTGCACATTACCTGCATGGGCTTTAAACTTGATTAATCGTATGTTTCTCGAAAAACGTTCAAAGCCCATCTGTATTTGCCATGTTTTAGTGAGTGATAGTAGTCAATGATGAAGCACTGACAGCAATGGCAAGGTTCAGTGTTGAATTCCTCCGACATTGTGCAACCATAAACTGGTGCGCAAATTTTCTGGCACCCttaaatgagtactgacacgaattttaaatattttctgattgttgctctaaataaaagcacTGGTGTTGAGTACCCCAAAAAGAGTATTGTGGCatctgggaatgcatcgaatatatttttaatatcgCTGCCTTAAAAAGACTCAGTTTAGATATTGAGGGGGTGGCTTCTCGGTGACGTGTCATTGCAGTGTAACGCTGGGAGACCGCAACTTGCGACGTgctagcggcagatctgtcacCTGCTCGTGATGCACGctaacaacgatgagtgaattgtcgtccactgaccctgacagtgatttctgcgatttagggtGAATGCacgacgcagagttcgcaaactctgGAACTTGCGTTGACTTGTCGAGATAacgtccattgcggtggggctggcttgaaGATTCTGagtgacgaaaactttaaaatcaaagtaaaatattttatacatgttttccgactccggtgtgtggagagcgttaataCTGcttaccaaggaaacgaaaaatgtcacTTTTGCAATGTCTCGGAttgtgccagtactcctttaaaaactTCAGTGTGCCATGTGGGCTCTGTAAGGGCAGCAGTATGGAGGTTTTCATTTCCACACGATGGTTTGCctcacccgccatggtggttaagtggttatggtgctcgactgctgacctgaacgtctcgggatcaaatcccggccacattttcgatgtaggcaaagatgcttgaggcccgtgtacttagatttaggtgcatgttaaagaaccactggtggtcaaaatttccggagccctccactacagcgtcgctcataatcgtgtcattgttttgggatgttaaaccccatcaattattatattACAATGGTTTGCCTCATCCTCTTTGACAAGGATGTACACAGTGACAAGGTGGCAGCTTGTGCTAGTTGGTGAAACATAACGAGCAAGAACAAATTTTTTTAGTGTGCATAAAGTTGAACGAGATGCAGGTAAAATCTGTCCCATTTTTGTGCTCTAAAAATAGTTTTCCTCGTCTGAAGTAATTTATGTACAGTGGCGTGGGCTTTCCGTTTTGCTGGACAATGTTTAGCTTGGTGGAGAATGCTGTCCTCCAAATATGGTTGTATTCTAAAAAGCAGTTCGTGCACACTGTTATACATCAATGCAGCAGTATCATGAAGCCAATAATTCTCAAGAAAATGATATTCAGGGGAAATGTATGCAGAGAGATCTGTGATGTGAAAGACTGTGATAAGGTTTGCTACTATTAGCCAATTTCACACTTGTGTCTGTGGCCCAATAGAAACTGGTGTGTACACACATGTTCTTGGTGTCATGTCATGTGATGCATGCATTGTATCAAAGAGGTGTGTGCAATTTTGATCTAATGATCAGAGCATGAGGCTGTCGTGCAGAAATGGTGATGTTTGATTCCATCGTCGGAcacgcacgcttttttttttttatgcgagcTACTTGGCAGTACAGCAGCAGAAGTCACAACCAGATAAGTCCAGGAGGGTTCACAAACCTTCACTTTTAACAACAGCACACTGCTGTGTGGTGTCCTGCTAGATTAAATATGCAACGAAAGAAATCGCACTACCTCTAAGGATCAACGATGGGTGCACAGAGATGCAGTGTTACCATGATGCTGGCATAAAACACTGTTGAAGGAGTATGCAGTGCTCATTTGGCAGAACTGTGGTTTTCTAATGCTTTATTTGGTCCAGTAAAAATTCCTGAAACACAACATACCAATTCATTTTGGTTCTTTCAAATCTGTTTATATGGAAACTACCTACTATTAGCAGATAGCCTTGGGCAATCTTTAAAAATAAAGTTAACTATAAAGAAAAATGCGAATATTGTGTCGTTGATACCTGGATAAAATGCTTTATTcctatctttatttttttgcaataCCTGCCCTAATTTAATGCCTATAATTCATATACTGCCTCAATACTAGGGTTCCATCTGTCCCCTTGGCATAGGCTCACTTTCTCAAAGATCTAGCATTATGTGTGAGGGTAATGAGAAACATGCATTAACTCGCAGTAAATAAAAAGGGCGTGCACAAGTGAACCTTGGGCGCCAGTCCTGGGGCAACTGTAGACTAAATCTTTCCTGCAACGTCTGGTACGGTTTTCCCCTAATGGCGAGCACACATCCAAGGAAGCCTCCGTTGTTGAGCGGATTCAAGTTCTACCACGGAGCGCCAGTGGCACTGACAGCAATAGGCCCGCCAACCTGCATAGCAGCAGCACAGAACACACTAGCAGGTTTTCCTTAAACTATGGTACTACATCAAgcttaataagtaaatcattgctgTACCAAGTTTCCGGACAAGCCTTGAGCGAAGTTTCTTTACGTCGGGAAAAGTGTTCCTGAAGAACAGATAGTCTGTTGTCTCGCCCCAGACAAAATCTTCGAATACAGCAACTTGGAAGTCGCACTTGCAGCAGTGAATATGACTGCAGGCCCTGCAGTTAATTTAAGAAACATTCGCTTATCGCTCTGCATTGGTCTCCGAATTCAAACGTATGCCGATGGCTATATAATGCGAGAACCTCCTTGATGCACTCGTCGACACGCCAAAGACGACATCCGTGCCGCCAAGGTAGACCATATAACACCTAATAACAAAATGACAACACACAATGGTGCAGCCGGATCATCTCGTGGCGCGAGAGGGCATACAAATTAGTTGACTTACTGGATATCTTTGCGACCGTTTAGCTTACTTTTGGTGAGATCACTCTCGGGAAcctgtccaaaaaaaaaaaaaaatgaagagacgCGATAAGCTACATGTATATGCACCGCTTGCAGATCACAGTATTGTACATACGTTCAACCCCGGGACTCTGCATATTTCATTTATAGCTTCTTCAATGCTGTCATCAGAAGAAGTTCTGAAAACCAATAACTCATCGTGATGCACATAATCTAGCGAAAGAAGCTGCATGCAGTGCGTTACCCAGCTGTAGGCGCAGATGCTTGCTGGCGAATGTGTTCACAGTACTTTGCTTCGACATCGTCCAGAAGAGCATCTATGTCGTCTTCCATTGGCATTACAATATAATCAGTAGTAAACTTACGTGCCTTTCTCCTCCGTAAGAAAGCTCATCGCATGTAAACCCGCTGTCGCTGGTTTATGCAACGCCGCTGTGGTTGTCATGACAACGTCATGCGGTCACGTGGTTTTCCATTGTAGGCAGCTTGTAGGCCGCCTAGGTTAGGCCTAATCTCTACGAAGATCGGGTAAGTCGTAAGTTCACGGGCGTAGAATTTCCCGACTGTCGACATTACGTCGTCTTGTGGTAGCAGTTGTATCGTTATTGGTTGAGAACTAAATTTGTGCGTTTTCAGCGCGATGTATCAGTGAGCATAACACGGAGAGTGAGGCGTTCAGCGGAGGCGAAAATAACTGAGCAGAGACTGTGACTGAAAAATGGCCGCTGATTCGTTCACAGCCGCTGTGAACGGAATTTCGCGGACGTCTTTCGCTGTCTACAATTACAGTGCGCTTTGCTGTGTGAATGCAAATCACATTTTGCGAAGTGGTGTGCTTCTTTCAGCTACATTTTGTAATGCTATGGCCACATTCATGTTTTTTGGTGGTGCATGAGCCAAGGTCCTGCGTGCGAAAATACGCAGTGCTGATCATAGTTTTAAAAATTACGAGCAGACGATTCGGCATCGTTGCGTAGTCTCTTTATGGAGTACATCGGGCCTAACTTGCGTGATTACCGGCGCATTTCATTTCTTAATTGTGCTAAGCATGCTAAAGCGATCCATCTTTAGCTTAGTGGTTGCTCAAGCTCTCGAAATGAAATACCTTAGCAGAGTGTTCAAAGGGTCTGAGCGTCACCTTCATATCATCCTCTCAGTTGGGTGTAGAAGTGAGTGATAATTGCCCAACTGCCAAATCTTTGCAAAACTGTATATAACGCGCGGTTTGGTGGTAACCGAAGTTCATCTGCTAGACGTTCACGACATGTTTTCAGTAATAGATCACAGGAGGTGTGGGCTGCTCGGTAAACTTGGTGCTTGTTTCACGGCACTTATGGCACAGCAGTAATGTcaaaacggagaaaaaaaaaacagtgtaaaacacaaaaaacaaggaTAAGAAAAGGACGGGACAAACTGGCGACGCGACCAACCAGCCCAGTACAACGCCTTGTTATGTTGCAGCAGTAATGCTTTCGTGTATAACTGTATGACCTCCTTCAATTTTGCGTAACATCTACAGACGCTATGCGCGTTGTATGCGTAAGAAATCGCCTATGCATTCCAATTTGTCATTACTACGGGCTGCTGTCGTTTCCTCATTTCAGCTCACATGAAAACACTCCGAGAACTTACTTTTACATTTATTCTAAACTCTTCAAACTCTCCCAAATTAAAGGGATGTGCGCCTACCCTTCATTCTTGGTATGCCAATTTTATGGATATTATTGTCGaatattgttttatttcttttttggtaAAGTGCATCACAAATGCCCTGTAATATTAACACAATCCATAGAGTCATTTTGCGCTGCTAGTTTAAGAAACATTGTTTTTATAAGTCgcatttatttcttgtttaaagggaccgacaaccagtTTTTG includes these proteins:
- the LOC119377297 gene encoding cilia- and flagella-associated protein 418; this encodes MPMEDDIDALLDDVEAKYCEHIRQQASAPTAGTSSDDSIEEAINEICRVPGLNVPESDLTKSKLNGRKDIQCYMVYLGGTDVVFGVSTSASRRACSHIHCCKCDFQVAVFEDFVWGETTDYLFFRNTFPDVKKLRSRLVRKLGWRAYCCQCHWRSVVELESAQQRRLPWMCARH